From a region of the Polynucleobacter corsicus genome:
- the lipB gene encoding lipoyl(octanoyl) transferase LipB translates to MHFLVKHLGLAEYESTYQAMRDFTQQRDSNTPDEIWILEHPPVFTLGLAGDAGNLHSPSNQIPLVQVDRGGEITYHGPGQIVVYLLLDLRRSGIFVKELVSRIEQALIDTLADFGIQAERHAGAPGIYIAQESSMQAEYRGAKIAALGLKVSKGCSYHGLALNVSTDLAAFARIHPCGYEGLRTVDMQTLGIKDNIDIISQTLLGHLQKQLISS, encoded by the coding sequence ATGCATTTTTTAGTAAAACATTTAGGGTTAGCTGAGTATGAGTCAACCTATCAAGCGATGCGGGATTTTACGCAGCAGCGAGATAGCAATACCCCAGATGAAATTTGGATTCTGGAGCATCCCCCGGTCTTTACTTTGGGCTTAGCGGGGGATGCGGGTAACTTACATTCCCCTAGTAATCAAATACCATTAGTGCAGGTTGATCGTGGTGGTGAAATCACGTATCACGGGCCTGGACAAATCGTGGTGTATTTACTGCTTGATCTGAGACGTTCGGGTATTTTTGTAAAAGAGCTTGTCTCCCGAATCGAGCAGGCTTTGATTGATACCTTGGCAGATTTTGGTATTCAGGCAGAAAGACATGCTGGCGCGCCTGGCATTTATATTGCGCAGGAGAGTTCAATGCAGGCGGAGTACCGAGGCGCCAAGATTGCTGCACTGGGTCTCAAGGTCTCCAAGGGATGCTCCTATCATGGGCTTGCCCTCAATGTATCTACTGATTTAGCTGCTTTTGCCCGTATTCACCCATGTGGGTATGAGGGCTTAAGGACTGTAGATATGCAAACTCTTGGGATCAAGGACAATATAGACATTATTAGCCAAACCCTTTTAGGGCATTTGCAAAAGCAACTGATTTCATCATGA
- a CDS encoding YbeD family protein — MTEDKKSLIEYPSEFPIKVMGKSNPEYLPAILHIARQFDPTFDESKVEQRPSKDGNYLGITLPITATSREQLDELYRTLSTHPLVSVVL; from the coding sequence ATGACTGAAGATAAAAAATCCCTCATCGAATATCCATCCGAGTTTCCAATCAAGGTAATGGGTAAGTCCAATCCAGAATACTTGCCCGCCATCTTGCACATTGCTCGCCAATTTGATCCTACCTTCGATGAGAGTAAGGTTGAGCAGCGACCCTCCAAAGATGGAAATTATTTAGGCATTACATTGCCAATCACTGCTACCAGCCGAGAGCAGTTAGATGAGTTGTATCGCACTTTATCTACGCATCCTTTGGTTAGCGTTGTCCTCTAA